In one window of Bombus vancouverensis nearcticus chromosome 10, iyBomVanc1_principal, whole genome shotgun sequence DNA:
- the LOC117164189 gene encoding uncharacterized protein LOC117164189, whose product MAQAESISTLRRRRGALARGLAAIRRELDEYEASGKANRLVLTSCRSSFDELWKRILEVQYELDVLDEGEDARVDSLSQEHRELDVRFLGLFEQISATTPSTTNIGETRRKPEPTTVPEVRVPQFDGALENWTYFYDTFSSIVDRNESLTNVQKFQHLRSSITGRAAQSIQSLELTEANYSIALDTLKDKFNCPLQICMRHWNLMRNYPEIKKETPEALEDLLETLSVNLKALEHLKQPVTSNMAMIELIASKLPSSSLRKWQRTLPRQQVPSYQHLIDFLKTRANGTQFLSKEKESKGSAHKHHRQRTTIPHGRTLATTIRTVVCPTCNGPHEIRHCKVFKAKSATKRFQIVKKASLCINCLGRGHSLIQCTSGSCRICGHPHHTYLHREQTQVDSRSSSGRSSSGRSSSGRSASGWSPSSRSSDSRSSSGRSSGSRAPSGRSSGSRAPSGRSSGSRSSHKRAPTGQSPSGSSKSRSSHKSRRTSDTSRRRTSSSPRGTKEHASYESHSARIQNTTPTFSSKSQPGHN is encoded by the coding sequence atggccCAGGCTGAATCAATCAGCACGTTACGGCGTAGACGAGGCGCCCTAGCCCGTGGACTAGCAGCCATAAGACGCgaactcgatgaatacgaaGCGTCCGGGAAGGCAAACAGACTCGTCCTAACATCTTGCCGCAGCTCGTTCGATGAACTTTGGAAGAGGATACTCGAGGTTCAATACGAGTTAGATGTGTTAGATGAGGGGGAAGATGCGCGTGTAGATTCGTTATCGCAAGAGCATCGGGAGCTTGACGTGCGGTTCCTAGGGCTCTTTGAGCAAATCTCAGCAACAACCCCGTCGACTACAAACATAGGTGAGACACGCCGGAAACCAGAGCCAACCACCGTTCCAGAGGTCCGCGTGCCCCAATTCGACGGCGCCCTCGAGAACTGGACCTATTTCTACGACACGTTCTCATCCATAGTGGACCGTAACGAAAGTTTGACGAATGTCCAAAAGTTCCAGCATCTACGCTCATCTATAACTGGACGGGCCGCACAGAGTATCCAGTCATTAGAACTCACAGAGGCCAACTATTCCATCGCGCTTGACACACTGAAGGACAAGTTCAATTGCCCCCTCCAAATCTGCATGCGCCATTGGAATTTGATGCGCAACTATCCGGAAATCAAAAAGGAAACCCCAGAAGCCCTAGAGGATTTGTTGGAAACCCTCAGCGTAAATCTAAAAGCGCTCGAACACCTAAAACAGCCCGTCACATCGAACATGGCGATGATCGAATTGATCGCGTCGAAATTGCCCTCGTCCAGCCTGCGTAAATGGCAACGCACACTGCCCCGCCAACAGGTGCCATCCTATCAGCATCTGATAGACTTTCTCAAAACACGGGCGAACGGGACTCAATTCCTCTCtaaagaaaaggaatcaaaaGGGTCAGCCCACAAACACCACCGTCAGCGGACCACCATACCGCATGGGCGAACCCTTGCTACAACCATCAGAACGGTGGTGTGTCCGACCTGCAACGGGCCTCACGAGATCAGACACTGCAAAGTCTTCAAGGCCAAATCAGCGACCAAACGTTTTCAGATCGTGAAGAAGGCATCGTTATGTATAAATTGCCTAGGCAGAGGACATTCGCTGATACAGTGTACATCGGGTTCGTGTCGTATCTGCGGTCACCCACATCATACTTATCTCCACCGCGAACAAACCCAGGTAGACTCACGGTCGTCGAGCGGTCGATCTTCGAGCGGTCGATCGTCGAGCGGGCGATCGGCAAGCGGTTGGTCGCCGAGCAGTCGGTCGTCGGACAGTCGCTCatcgagcggtcggtcgtcgggcagtcgcgcaccgagcggtcggtcgtcgggcagtcgcgcaccgagcggtcggtcgtcgggcagtcgTTCGTCACACAAGCGAGCCCCCACCGGACAATCACCATCTGGATCTTCGAAGTCGCGGTCGTCCCACAAGTCGAGGCGAACATCCGACACTTCACGGAGACGGACATCTTCGTCTCCAAGAGGGACGAAAGAGCATGCCTCGTACGAGTCACACTCAGCCCGGATCCAGAACACCACCCCAACCTTCTCGTCCAAGTCCCAACCGGGGCACAACTGA